Proteins encoded together in one Arvicanthis niloticus isolate mArvNil1 chromosome 7, mArvNil1.pat.X, whole genome shotgun sequence window:
- the Xpo1 gene encoding exportin-1, with the protein MPAIMTMLADHAARQLLDFSQKLDINLLDNVVNCLYHGEGAQQRMAQEVLTHLKEHPDAWTRVDTILEFSQNMNTKYYGLQILENVIKTRWKILPRNQCEGIKKYVVGLIIKTSSDPTCVEKEKVYIGKLNMILVQILKQEWPKHWPTFISDIVGASRTSESLCQNNMVILKLLSEEVFDFSSGQITQVKAKHLKDSMCNEFSQIFQLCQFVMENSQNAPLVHATLETLLRFLNWIPLGYIFETKLISTLIYKFLNVPMFRNVSLKCLTEIAGVSVSQYEEQFETLFTLTMMQLKQMLPLNTNIRLAYSNGKDDEQNFIQNLSLFLCTFLKEHGQLLEKRLNLREALMEALHYMLLVSEVEETEIFKICLEYWNHLAAELYRESPFSTSASPLLSGSQHFDIPPRRQLYLTVLSKVRLLMVSRMAKPEEVLVVENDQGEVVREFMKDTDSINLYKNMRETLVYLTHLDYVDTEIIMTKKLQNQVNGTEWSWKNLNTLCWAIGSISGAMHEEDEKRFLVTVIKDLLGLCEQKRGKDNKAIIASNIMYIVGQYPRFLRAHWKFLKTVVNKLFEFMHETHDGVQDMACDTFIKIAQKCRRHFVQVQVGEVMPFIDEILNNINTIICDLQPQQVHTFYEAVGYMIGAQTDQTVQEHLIEKYMLLPNQVWDSIIQQATKNVDILKDPETVKQLGSILKTNVRACKAVGHPFVIQLGRIYLDMLNVYKCLSENISAAIQANGEMVTKQPLIRSMRTVKRETLKLISGWVSRSNDPQMVAENFVPPLLDAVLIDYQRNVPAAREPEVLSTMAIIVNKLGGHITAEIPQIFDAVFECTLNMINKDFEEYPEHRTNFFLLLQAVNSHCFPAFLAIPPAQFKLVLDSIIWAFKHTMRNVADTGLQILFTLLQNVAQEEAAAQSFYQTYFCDILQHIFSVVTDTSHTAGLTMHASILAYMFNLVEEGKISTPLNPGNPVNNQMFIQDYVANLLKSAFPHLQDAQVKLFVTGLFSLNQDIPAFKEHLRDFLVQIKEFAGEDTSDLFLEERETALRQAQEEKHKLQMSVPGILNPHEIPEEMCD; encoded by the exons ATGCCAGCAATTATGACAATGTTAGCAGACCATGCAGCTCGTCAGCTGCTTGATTTCAGCCAAAAACTGGATATCAACCTTTTAGACAATGTGGTGAATTGCTTATACCATGGAGAAGGAGCCCAG CAAAGAATGGCTCAAGAAGTACTGACACATTTAAAGGAACATCCTGATGCTTGGACACGTGTCGACACAATATTGGAGTTTTCGCAGAACATGAACACGAAA TACTATGGACTACAGATTTTGGAAAATGTGATCAAAACAAGGTGGAAGATCCTTCCAAGGAACCAGTGTGAAG GAATAAAAAAGTACGTTGTTGGTCTCATAATCAAGACATCCTCTGACCCAACTTGTGTAGAG AAAGAAAAGGTGTATATTGGGAAGTTGAATATGATTCTTGTTCAG atactTAAGCAAGAGTGGCCCAAGCATTGGCCAACTTTTATCAGTGACATTGTTGGAGCAAGTAGGACCAGTGAAAGTCTATGTCAAAATAATATGGTGATTCTTAAACTCTTGAGTGAAGAAGTGTTTGATTTCTCTAGTGGACAGATAACCCAAGTTAAAGCAAAGCATTTAAAAGACAG CATGTGCAATGAGTTTTCACAAATATTTCAGCTTTGTCAGTTTGTGATG GAAAATTCCCAAAATGCTCCCCTTGTACATGCTACATTGGAAACACTGCTGAGGTTTTTGAACTGGATTCCACTGGGATACATCTTTGAGACTAAGTTAATCAGCACATTAATTTACAAG ttCCTGAATGTTCCAATGTTCCGAAATGTGTCTCTAAAGTGCCTCACTGAGATCGCTGGTGTAAGTGTAAGCCAATATGAGGAACAATTTGAAACTCTGTTTACACTTACAATGATGCAGCTAAAACAG ATGCTTCCTTTAAACACTAATATCCGACTTGCATACTCAAATGGGAAAGATGATGAACAGAACTTTATTCAAAATCTCAGTCTATTTCTCTGCACCTTTCTAAAAGAGCACGGTCAACTTCTAGAAAAAAGACTCAATCTCAGGGAAGCACTCATGGAG GCTCTTCATTATATGTTGTTGGTGTCTGAAGTGGAAGaaactgaaatttttaaaatctgtcttgAGTACTGGAATCATTTGGCAGCTGAGCTCTACAGAGAGAGTCCATTTTCTACATCTGCTTCTCCATTGTTATCTGGAAGTCAGCACTTTGATATTCCTCCTAGGAGACAGCTGTACCTGACCGTGTTATCTAAG GTCCGTTTATTGATGGTTAGTCGCATGGCCAAACCAGAGGAGGTACTGGTTGTAGAAAATGATCAGGGAGAAGTTGTGAGAGAGTTCATGAAGGATACTGATTCCATAAATTTGTATAAGAATATGAGAGAAACATTAG tttaTCTTACTCATCTGGATTATGTAGATACGGAAATAATAATGACTAAGAAACTTCAAAATCAAGTGAATGGTACAGAGTGGTCATGGAAAAATTTGAATACATTGTGTTGGGCAATAGGCTCCATCAGTGGCGCAATGCACGAAGAGGATGAGAAGCGGTTTCTTGTTACTGTTATCAAG GACCTTTTAGGATTATGTGAGCAGAAAAGAGGCAAAGATAATAAGGCTATCATTGCATCGAATATCATGTACATAGTAGGTCAATACCCAAGATTTTTGAGAGCACATTGGAAATTTTTGAAGACAGTAGTAAACAAGCTATTTGAATTCATGCATG AGACCCACGATGGAGTCCAGGACATGGCTTGTgacacatttattaaaatagctCAAAAATGCCGCAGGCATTTTGTTCAGGTTCAAGTTGGAGAAGTAATGCCATTTATTGATGAGATTTTAAACAACATAAATACTATAATTTGTGATCTTCAGCCTCAGCAG GTTCATACATTTTATGAAGCTGTGGGGTACATGATTGGTGCACAGACAGACCAGACAGTTCAAGAGCATTTGATAGAAAAATACATGCTACTCCCTAATCAAGTGTGGGACAGTATAATTCAGCAGGCAACCAaa AATGTGGATATCCTGAAAGATCCTGAAACAGTCAAGCAGCTGGGtagcatattaaaaacaaatgtgaGAGCCTGCAAAGCTGTTGGTCATCCCTTTGTGATTCAGCTTGGGAGAATTTATTTAGACATGCTTAATGTATATAAGTGCCTCAGTGAAAATATTTCTGCAGCTATTCAAGCTAATG GTGAAATGGTTACAAAGCAACCATTGATTAGAAGTATGCGGACAGTCAAAAGGGAAACATTAAAGTTAATATCTGGTTGGGTGAGCCGTTCCAATGATCCTCAGAtg GTAGCTGAAAACTTTGTTCCTCCTTTGTTGGATGCAGTTCTTATTGATTACCAGAGAAATGTTCCAGCTGCTAGAGAACCAGAAGTGCTTAGTACTATGGCCATTATTGTCAACAAATTAGGTGGACATATAACAGCTGAAATACCTCAAATATTCGATGCAGTTTTTGAGTGCACATTGAATATGATAAATAAG gaTTTTGAAGAGTATCCAGAACACAGAACAAACTTTTTCTTATTACTTCAAGCTGTCAATTCTCACTGTTTCCCAGCATTCCTAGCTATTCCACCTGCACAGTTTAAGCTTGTTTTGGATTCTATTATTTGGGCTTTTAAACATACTATGAGGAATGTTGCAGATACAG GCTTACAGATACTTTTTACACTTTTACAAAATGTTGCTCAAGAGGAAGCTGCAGCGCAGAGTTTTTACCAAACTTATTTTTGTGACATTCTTCAGCATATTTTCTCTGTTGTGACAGACACCTCACATACTGCGG GTCTAACAATGCATGCATCAATTCTTGCATATATGTTTAATTTGgttgaagaaggaaaaataagtaCACCACTAAATCCTGGAAATCCAGTTAACAACCAGATGTTTATTCAAGACTACGTGGCTAATCTCCTTAAGTCTGCATTCCCTCACCTACAAGA tgCTCAAGTAAAGCTGTTTGTAACAGGACTTTTCAGCTTAAATCAGGATATTCCTGCTTTCAAAGAACATCTAAGGGATTTCTTAGTTCAAATAAAG GAGTTTGCAGGTGAAGATACATCGGATCTGTttttggaagaaagagaaacagcccTTCGACAGGCTCAGGAGGAGAAACACAAACTTCAAATGTCCGTACCTGGGATTCTTAATCCACATGAGATTCCAGAAGAAATGTGTGATTAA